The DNA window AAAAGCTACTAAACAAGTATTGGATAAATTAGAATTAGAGAACAAAACGCGTTCTAAAATAACGTATAAAGAAAGAGAAAATCAGCGATTATGGAATCCAATAGCTCTGAGAGAAGCCGTAATCAATGCGATGATCCACAACGATTATACCAATGAAGTTCCGCCCAAATTTGAATTATTTGACGATAGAATAGAAATTACCTCGGCTGGAGGGTTGCCTTATTCTTTAAACCAAGAGGAGTTTTTTGAGGGCGTTTCTATTCCTCGAAATAAAGAGTTGATGCGAATTTTCAAGGATTTGGATATGGTGGAGCAATTGGGTTCTGGAGTGCCAAGAATTTTAGACTATTACAGTAAAGACTGTTTCAAATTCTCGGAGCATTTCTTACGGATGACTTTACCTATTGATCAAGAAGATATTACTACTGCAGGTGGTCAAATAGGTGGTCAAATAGGTGGTCAAATGGGTGGTCAAATGGGTGGTGCAATAGGTGGTGCAATAGGTGGTGCAATAGAAATTGGAGTTCAAATTCTTGAGTTAACCCAAAGACAAAACGAAGTATTAGCTATTTTAAAACAAGATGGTAAAATAAGTCGTCGTCTTCTAGCCAAAAAATTAAATATTAATGAATCGGCTGTTTTAAAACATATTGAAATTTTAAAAGAAAAAGGGTATATCGAACGAATAGGGGGCACAAGAGGGTTTTGGAAAATAAGAAAGAAGAGTACTA is part of the Flavobacterium nackdongense genome and encodes:
- a CDS encoding RNA-binding domain-containing protein — translated: MTETNRIEFKQELTENLEKEEVAFLNYREGGLIYIGIDKQGKTVGIPDSDGDQLKIKDRLKHNISPSCTGLFDVVTEEKDGLDVIKVIIASGSEKPYFLRKFGMTEKGSFMRIGSASEPMPQKIIDDFFAKRIRNSISKIKSNRQDLSFEQLKIYYEAIDRNLNDKFAQNLELLNEDGYLNYVAYLLADHNATSIKVAKYKGINRVNLVENNEYGYCSLVKATKQVLDKLELENKTRSKITYKERENQRLWNPIALREAVINAMIHNDYTNEVPPKFELFDDRIEITSAGGLPYSLNQEEFFEGVSIPRNKELMRIFKDLDMVEQLGSGVPRILDYYSKDCFKFSEHFLRMTLPIDQEDITTAGGQIGGQIGGQMGGQMGGAIGGAIGGAIEIGVQILELTQRQNEVLAILKQDGKISRRLLAKKLNINESAVLKHIEILKEKGYIERIGGTRGFWKIRKKSTND